CCACAACCGTGGTTGCCAGCAATGCATAACGTGGTACGCCACCTTTTGACAGGCGAGCAAAGATTCTCGGTGCTTTACCTTCACGAGCCAAGGTATATAACATACGCGTTGATGCATACATGCCTGAGTTACCCGCAGAGAGAACTGCCGTTAATATAACCGCGTTCATCATCGCTGCTGCTGATAATAACCCTGCATTTTCAAATACTAACGTAAACGGACTCACGCTAATATCTTTAACATCGTTACGCAGTAAACTTGGGTCAGTATATGGAATAATTAAGCTGATGATTAAAATTGCGAAGATATAGAACAGCAAAATACGCCAGAATACTTTACGCACCGCACGCGGAATATTTTTCGCGGGATCTTTTGATTCACCTGCCGCAATACCGATTAATTCAGTCCCTTGGAATGAGAACCCTACAATCATCGCCACACCAATCATGGCGGAGAAACCACCTGCAAATGGTGCGTCACCAATTTCCCAGTTATGCCAACCTGCGTTTTCTGCGCCACTCATAATGCCGAAAATCATCAGCACACCGACAATGATAAAAATAATCACCGTGGTCACTTTAATCAGCGAGAACCAGTATTCAGCTTCACCAAATCCTTTAACAGAAATGTAGTTCAGTAAGAAAATGATCGCTAAGAAGATAGCACTCCAGATCCAACCGGGGGTATCTGGGAACCAATAGGTCATCACTAATTGTGCAGCCACAAGGTCAACTGCGATAGTGACCGCCCAGTTGTACCAGTAGTTCCAACCTAATGCGAAACCAAAACCTTCATCGACATATTTTGCGCCATACGTCGCAAAGGAGCCGGAGACTGGCATATACGCTGCTAATTCGCCTAAGCTGGTCATTAAGAAGTACACCATTAAACCAATAATGGCGTATGAAAGAAGCGCTCCACCCGGCCCAGCTTGTGCTACCGTGGCACCGGATGCCACAAATAACCCAGTTCCGATGGAGCCGCCAATTGCGATCATCGCGAGGTGGCGAGCTTTTAGTTCTCGACGTAATCTTGGTCCGCCGCTCATCGATGTCGTTGTAT
The Providencia alcalifaciens DNA segment above includes these coding regions:
- a CDS encoding amino acid permease, translating into MAEQHTTTSMSGGPRLRRELKARHLAMIAIGGSIGTGLFVASGATVAQAGPGGALLSYAIIGLMVYFLMTSLGELAAYMPVSGSFATYGAKYVDEGFGFALGWNYWYNWAVTIAVDLVAAQLVMTYWFPDTPGWIWSAIFLAIIFLLNYISVKGFGEAEYWFSLIKVTTVIIFIIVGVLMIFGIMSGAENAGWHNWEIGDAPFAGGFSAMIGVAMIVGFSFQGTELIGIAAGESKDPAKNIPRAVRKVFWRILLFYIFAILIISLIIPYTDPSLLRNDVKDISVSPFTLVFENAGLLSAAAMMNAVILTAVLSAGNSGMYASTRMLYTLAREGKAPRIFARLSKGGVPRYALLATTVVAGLCFLSSMFGNQTVYLWLLNTSGMTGFIAWLGIAISHYRFRRGYIAQGRDLNDLPYRSGFFPIGPIFAFILCLVITLGQNYQAFLEDKIDWVGVTATYIGIPLFLAIWFGYKIAKKTSIVRYKEMSFPSYKENLEK